The proteins below come from a single Rosa rugosa chromosome 2, drRosRugo1.1, whole genome shotgun sequence genomic window:
- the LOC133730012 gene encoding putative calcium-transporting ATPase 13, plasma membrane-type — protein sequence MDMSKDNPGGVDHKDLESQQTVSKELELVPIDPNRRWRTIVLILQARHIFITLAAAKNPELGSLTGDLEVTISTPHPTPPEGVTANVYSDNPNDSEYQLQFATISNIIKTKDLTSLRDYGGAQAFAEALGSDLETGIPTNDEATCCRLKSTTNSTTPEQAAARGFIQLAKIYCNSYMILLLFVAAVLSLCFGIVEEGPTTGWFEGAIILYAIIMLVVLPSIRDYWRESKGLSGRQKLLENTDEVEVEVLRGGNEENISSSDILFGDIVCLKRGHQVPADGLFISGGFVVLDDQLGAVVDADNPFLFYGAKVIDGNGLMLVTSVGVNTVWGDMMSSINHLKKTPLEAQLDRVNTCMQIIGLLISILILVVLFLRFELKKELHTGGSMDLRGEPTKMNMFMDAIKKIVMKPSGKISILTTSLTVMLVGIVEGLPFCINLAIIYWNRKALNGMASLQHLLACVTMASVTSICTDKNGGLTLDSMEVDMCWIGEQVMAENSVIASNVLEAFRDGISMLLLSQPPPYTSIEDEDPRRG from the exons ATGGACATGTCAAAGGACAATCCAGGTGGAGTCGATCATAAGGACCTTGAATCTCAGCAAACAGTGTCAAAAGAGCTTGAACTGGTGCCCATTGATCCTAACCGCCGCTGGCGTACGATTGTGCTGATCCTTCAGGCACGCCATATTTTCATCACCTTAGCAGCTGCTAAAAATCCTGAACTTGGATCTCTTACAGGA GACTTGGAAGTAACTATAAGTACCCCTCATCCTACACCACCTGAAGGGGTTACCGCCAATGTATATTCCGACAACCCCAATGACAGTGAATATCAGCTCCAGTTTGCCACCATTTCCAACATCATAAAGACAAAGGATTTAACATCCTTACGTGACTATGGAGGTGCCCAAGCATTTGCAGAGGCTCTCGGTAGTGATTTGGAGACTGGGATCCCCACCAACGATGAAGCTACTTGTTGTCGGCTCAAATCCACCACAAATTCCACTACTCCTGAACAGGCTGCTGCAAGAGGCTTCATTCAGCTAGCCAAAATATATTGCAACAGTTACATGATTCTCTTGCTTTTCGTGGCTGCTGTGCTCTCACTTTGCTTTGGAATCGTGGAGGAAGGCCCGACGACTGGTTGGTTTGAAGGGGCCATCATACTTTATGCCATTATCATGCTCGTGGTTCTTCCTTCCATACGTGATTATTGGCGGGAGTCTAAAGGGTTGTCCGGGAGGCAAAAACTGTTGGAGAACACAGATGAAGTGGAGGTTGAGGTCTTAAGAGGCGGAAATGAGGAGAATATCTCCTCATCAGATATTTTGTTTGGTGACATCGTGTGCTTGAAGAGAGGACATCAGGTTCCTGCTGATGGTTTATTCATATCAGGTGGTTTCGTAGTCTTGGATGATCAATTAGGGGCAGTAGTCGATGCCGATAACCCTTTTCTCTTCTATGGAGCGAAAGTGATAGATGGCAATGGTCTCATGCTTGTGACATCTGTGGGTGTAAACACAGTGTGGGGTGACATGATGAGCAGCATAAACCATTTGAAGAAGACACCATTAGAGGCACAACTTGACAGGGTGAACACTTGTATGCAGATCATTGGTCTCCTAATCTCTATCCTAATCCTTGTGGTGTTGTTCTTGCGTTTTGAACTCAAAAAAGAACTGCACACCGGAGGATCCATGGATCTAAGGGGAGAGCCAACTAAAATGAACATGTTTATGGATGCCATCAAGAAAATTGTCATGAAACCAAGCGGAAAGATTAGTATCTTGACAACTTCTCTTACGGTGATGCTGGTTGGGATAGTAGAAGGGTTACCTTTCTGTATCAACCTTGCCATCATTTACTGGAACAGGAAGGCTTTGAATGGGATGGCCTCTCTTCAACACCTGTTGGCCTGTGTCACCATGGCTTCTGTTACATCTATCTGCACAGACAAAAACGGTGGGCTAACATTGGATTCAATGGAAGTTGACATGTGCTGGATTGGCGAACAAGTTATGGCTGAAAATTCTGTTATAGCCTCAAATGTCCTCGAAGCTTTTCGTGATGGAATCAGCATGCTCCTTCTCTCGCAGCCCCCTCCTTATACCTCAATAGAAGATGAAGATCCTAGAAGGGGGtga